Below is a window of Bordetella genomosp. 9 DNA.
TGTCAGGCGTGCCAGGGCCTCGATGGAGGTATCCCGCCTTGGGCCCTCGTCGCGCAGGAATTCGCGTTGGGCGATGGCGATCTCGCCCGATTGCAGGTCGGCCTGGCGTGCGACGACGGGCACGGGCGTGATCTCGCCGTCGAATTCGCCGGCATCCTGCGCCGCGATGGCGCGCTGGTGTGACCGCAGGGCGAAGGCATCCTGGGCCTCGCGCGTGATCTTCCATTGCGTCGCCACACGTTCAGCGGTCAGGCCCATGCCGTAGGCGATGCCGACGTCTTCGTCGTTGGCGAAGATGCGCGGCGAGAACGAGGGAGCAACACCCATCATGGGCACCTGGCTGAGCGACTCGGTGCCGCCGGCGATGACGACGTCGGCTTCGCCGACGCGGATACGGTCGGCGGCCATGGCGATGGCGCTGAGACCGGACGCGCAGAAGCGGTTGACGGTGATGCCCGGTACGCGGTCCGGCAGGCCCGCGAGCAGCACGGCGATGCGCGCGACGTTCAGGCCTTGCGAGCCTTCCGGCCGCGCGCAGCCGATGATGGCGTCATCGATGGCGGCGGGGTCCAGCGTGGCGGCCTGGGCCAGCGCGGCGCGCAGGATGTCGGCCAGCAGTTCGTCCGGCCGGGTGTTGCGCAGCGCGCCCTTGGGCGCCTTGCCGACCGGCGATCGGGTGGCAGCGACGATGTAGCAGTCTTGCAAGGTTCGGGTCATGTCGGCTTTCCTTTCGTGTGCGGTGCCTGCAGTGGCCGCGGCAGCTGCGCGGCCAGCCTGTCGGCGGGCGGACGGCCCGCCGATGCGGGCATGGCTAATTCCGTACCGGCTTGCCGGTCTTCAGCATCCCCAGGATCCGCTCATGCGTGCGGGGATTGCCCAACAGGCGCAGGAAAGCGCGACGCTCCAGCGCCAGCATCCACGCTTCGTCCACCAGGGTGCCCGGATCGACGTCGCCGCCGCAGATGACGTGGGCGACCGTGCGCGCGAGCTCGTAGTCGTACTCGGAGATGAAGCCGCCGTCGCGCAGGTTGACGAGTTGGGCGGACAGGGTCGCGGCGCCATCCGTGCCCGCCACCGGGAACGGCGCATCCAGCGGCGGCCGCCAGCCCGTGTCGGCCAGGGCGGCGGCATGGCGGATGGCGGCGTACAGGAGTTCGTCTTCGTGCATGACGATGGGATCGGACTCGCGCAGATAACCGATCTGGCGCGCCTCCAGCGCCGAACGCGAAACCCGGGCGGTGGCGACGGCTTCGGCGAATTTCTGCAGGAAGGGCAGCAAGGGCATGTCCGGCGCAGTGGCGGCGCGCTGTTCGGCGGCGCGCCGCGCGCAGTAGGCGAGGCCGCCCGCGCCCGGCACCAGCCCGACGCCGATTTCCACCAGGCCGATATAGGTTTCAAGATGGGCCACGCGGGCCGCGGCATGAACCGCGATTTCGCAGCCGCCACCCAGCGCGAGCCCGGTCATGGCGACGACCGTGGGCACCAGGGCATGGCGGAAGCGTTGCGCCACGCGTTGCAGGTCGCGCTCCAGCGGCTCGATGGCGGCGGGACCGCCCTGCATGAAGGCCGGCAGCATGGCCTGGAGGTCGGCGCCCGCCGAAAACGGGGGCTGTGTCTGCCACACCACCAGGCCGCGGTAGCGCGCTTCCGCCAGATCGACGGCGCGCAGCAGCCCCTGGGTGACCGCGGGGCTGATGGTGTGCATCTTGGTCTTGAACGACGCGATCAGCACGTCGCGGTAGCCATGGCCCTCCACCAGGGTCCAGAGCCGGATCGCCTCGTTTTCGAAGACCGTGCGTCCAGGCGCCTGGTCCGGCTCGCCGACCAGGCGCGGCGGCACGAGCTGGCGCCGGTACACCGGGAGATCGTGCCGGGGCTCGAAAACGCCCGCGCGCGGATTCCAGGAGCCGCCGGCCGCATGGACGCCGCCGTCCTGCACCACCAGGCCGCCGTTGACCCATTCGGGCAGCGGCTCGGCCGACAGGGCCAGGCCGTGATCGATGTCTTCCTGTATCCACCCGGCCACGGTGGACCAGCCTGCGGCCTGCCAGACCTCGAAGGGTCCTTGCGCGTGGCCGAAGCCCCAGCGCATGGCGAAGTCGACATCGCGCGCGGTGTGGGCGATGTCGGCCAGATGGACCGCCGCGTAATGGAAGGTGTCGCGCAGCAGCGCCCACAGGAACTTGCCTTGCGGATGGGTCGATTCGCGCAAGGCGCGCAGGCGCCGCGCGGGATCGCGTTCCGCCAGCGCGGCGGCGACCGATGCATCCACAGCGCCGTCGGCCGGCACGTACCGCCGCGATGCCGGATCCAGGCGCAGGATGGCCTTGCCGTCCTTGCGATAGAAACCGGCGCCCGTCTTCTGGCCCAGCGCGCCCTGGTCGAGCAGGGCCGTCAACACCGGGGGCGTGGCGAACGCCGCTCGGAAGGGATCGTCCGGCAGGCCGGTCTGCATCGTGCGTATCACATGGGCCAGGGTATCCAGGCCCACCACGTCGGCGGTGCGGAAGGTGCCGGACTTGGCGCGGCCAAGCCGCGCGCCCGTCAGCTCATCGACGACGTCATAGCTCAGGCCATGGCGGTCGGCTTCGATCATGGCCGCCAGGATGCCGAACACGCCGATGCGATTGCCGATGAAATTGGGCGTGTCCCTGGCGCGCACGACACGCTTGCCCAGGTCCGACACCAGGAAGCTTTCCAGCCTGTCCAGCAGGCGGGACTCGGTGACCACGGCGGGGATCAGTTCGACCAGCGGCATGTAGCGCGGCGGGTTGAAGAAGTGCACGCCGCAGAAGCGCGGCCGCAGCGCCTCCGGCAGGGTCTCGGCCAGCGCGGCGATGGACAGCCCCGACGTATTGGTCGCCAGGATGGCATGCGGCGCCAGCGCGGGCGCGACGCGCTGGTAAAGATCGCGCTTCCAGTCCAGGCGTTCCGCGATGGCCTCGATCACCAGGTCGCATTCGCGCAGTCGCGCCAGATGCTCGTCGTAGTTGGCCGGCTCGATGTGCGCCGCCAGCTCGGGCACGGCCAGCGGCGCGGGATTCAGGCGCTGCAGGCCGGCGATCGCCTTGCGGGCGATGGCGCTGCGATCGCCGCCATCGGCGGGCAGGTCGAACAACACGACCGGGACGCCGGCGTTGACGCAGTGCGCCGCGATCTGCGCGCCCATGACGCCCGCGCCGAGCACCGCGATCCGCCGGATGCGTGCGGGGCCGTCGCCCTGGAGGTCGTTATGTCCGTTCGCGACGGAACGCGATGCGGACGGGATATCGCCAGCGGGGGTCATGGCCTGTGTCTCCTGCGGTGCCGGGCTCGCGCCGTCCGCCGCGGTATCGGCGGACGGCCAGATAGCATTGTGTCGGAACTCGCGATGGAGCGACACCCCGGCGATACATGCTGAACCAGACGGCCCGGCGTCGGCACCGGCCGCCCTGGCCTCAATACCGCGAGGACTGTCCCGTCAACGCCACGCCGATGCGCAGCATGGTGTATGCGGCGTTGTCCATCAGCCGCCGCAGCCAGCCGCGACCATGATGGTCGTTGGCGCGCACCAGCCGGCCGCCACGGGCGATCGCATGCTCCAGGCTGTCGTACAGCGCTCGCGCAAAGGCGGCATCGTCGACGACCACGTTCGCTTCGCGCGCCAGCAGCAGGCTGAAGGGATCCAGGTTGGACGAGCCCACGGTCGCGACGTCGTCGATCACCGCCACCTTGGCATGCAGGTAGCTGGGCATGTATTCGTAGATTTCTATCCTGGCGTTCAGCAGGTCGGCATACAGCACGTGCGTCGCGTAGTACTGCAGGCGGTACTCGACCTTGCCCTGCAGCAGCAGGCGCACGCGCACGCCACGCGCGGCGGCACGCTTGAGCGCGCGGCGGAAACGCAGGCCCGGGAAGAAATAGGCGTTGGCGATCAGGATTTCGCGTTGAGCGCGGTTGATGCCATACAGATAGGCCCGTTCGAACGTCTGCCGCCAGCGCAGGTTGTCGCGCAGGACGAAGGCCGCGCGCAGGCCGCCGCGCGCCTGGCCGGACGCCGTGCCCAGCGCCTCGTCCGGCGGCGGCCCGTACAGGCGGCGCAGCCGGCGCGTTTCGCGGGCCCGTTCGCCGCGGCGCAGCGCGGCGGGACTCAGGCGTATCCAAAGCAGGTCCTGTGCGTGGACCGCATGCGCGACCAGCGGCCCGCGCACTTCCACGGCGTAATCGAAACGCGGATTGGCGGCGATCCCGTCAGCGGGCTCCAGATCGTCGTAATCGTCGACGATGTTGATGCCGCCGACGAAGGCGACCCGCCCGTCGATCACGGTCACCTTGCGATGCAGCCGCCGGAGCCTGCTGCGCGAGAACAGCAGCCTTTGCGGCCAGCCCGGTTCGGGCCGGAAGATGCGGCATTGCGCGCCCGCGTCGATCAGGCGGCGCCGGACCTCGTCCACCCACTCCCAGCTGCCGAAGCCGTCGATGACCACGCGCACCTTCACGCCGCGCGCGCAGGCGCGCGCCAGCGCGTCCAGCACCCGCCGCGCCGTGCGATCCAGCGTGAAGATATAGGTTTCCAGATGCACGGTCGTGCGGGCGGCATCGATGGCGTCGCATAGCGCGGGAAAGAATTCCGCGCCGTTCTCCAGCAGCCGGATGGCGTTGCCATCGGACCAATGCAAGCGCAGCGGCTTGGGTCTCACGGCAATTCGAGCTCCGCGAGCAGGGGCGAATGATCGGACAGCTTGGCCCAGGCGCGCCCGCGCAGCACGCGCGCGCTGCGCACGCCGAAACCCCGCTGGTAGATGCGATCCAGGCGGAACCAGGGAAACACCGCGGGGAAGGTGCGCGGCGGCCGCACGATGCGCAGGTTGCCGTCCATGGTCAGCTGGTTGTTGCGTTCCAGCATGGCCAGGCTGTTGGGCACGCCGCGCAGCACATTGCTCAAGCGGCGCATGCCTTCGCGCAGGCGCGGGCCTTCGCCGCCGACCAGCCTGGGCGCGTGGGAGAACACTTCATAGACACCCAGGCGTTGCACGAACAGCGGCGCCAGGCGATCGTTCCAGTCATTGAAGTCGCCCGCGATCAGCATCGGGGCGCCCGCCGGCACCGTGCGGTCGATGCGATCCACCAGGGCCTGGATCTGCCGCGAACGGCTGCCGGCGAACAGGCCCAGGTGGACGACGAAGCAATGCACCTCGCGATTGCCCACGCCAATCGTGGCGTGCAGCAGGCCGCGCTGTTCCAGCCGGTGATCCGAGATATCCTGGTTTTCGTGCTCCAGGATGGGATAGCGCGACAGCAGCGCATTGCCATGGTCGGTATGATCGCGCACCGCGTTGCGGCCGTAGCACATCTCCATGTGCAGCGCGGCCGCCAGCGACATGTGCTGGGCGTCCAGCACGCCACGGTGTTCGTTGCGGCCCTGGACTTCCTGCAGGAAGACCAGGTCCGGGCGCAATCCGTACAGGCCCAGGCGCAGCTCTTTCAGGGAGTCCCGCGCGCCCAGCGCGGAACGGCCCTTGTGGATGTTGTAGCTGACGATGCGCAGGACGGACATGGCGCCGGCTTATCGCACGGGTTACTTCACTTCCGCGTTGCGCAGACGGATATGCAGCTCGCGCAGCTGCTTTTCGTCCACGGGCGAAGGGGCCTGCGTGAGCAGGTCCTGGGCACGCTGCGTCTTGGGGAAGGCGATCACGTCGCGGATCGACTCGGCGCCGCTCATCATGGTGACGATGCGGTCCAGGCCGAAGGCGATGCCGCCGTGCGGAGGCGCGCCGTACTGCAGCGCGTCCAGCAGGAAGCCGAACTTCTGGCGGGCTTCCTCGGCGTTGATCTTCAGCGCGCGGAACACCTTGCTCTGCACTTCCTCGCGGTGGATACGGACCGAGCCGCCGCCGATTTCCCAGCCGTTCAGCACCATGTCGTACGCCTTGGCGTAGGCCTTGCTGGGATCGGTTTCGAGGAAGTCCTCGTGGCCGTCCTTGGGGCTGGTGAAGGGGTGGTGGGCGGCGGTGTAGCGGCCTTCTTCCTCGTCGTATTCGAACATGGGGAAGTCGATGACCCACAGCGGGCGCCAGCCGGGCGTGAAGAGGCCCGAGGTCTTGCCGAATTCGCTGTGGCCGATCTTGACGCGCAGCGCCCCGATGGAATCGTTGACGACCTTTTCCTTGTCGGCGCCGAAGAAAATGATGTCGCCGTCCTGGGCGCCGGTGCGCTTGATCAGCTCGGCCAGCGCCGCGTCGTGGATATTCTTGACGATGGGCGACTGCAGGCCGTCACGGCCCTTGGCGGCTTCGTTGACCTTGATCCAGGCCAGGCCCTTCGCACCGTAGATGCCGACGAACTGGGTGTAGCTGTCGATCTCGCTGCGCGACAGCGAACCGCCGCCGGGCACGCGCAGGGCCACCACGCGGCTGCCCGGCGTGGCCGCGGCCGACGCGAACACCTTGAAGTCGACGTCGCGCATGATGTCGCTGATGTCGGTGAATTCCAGCGACACGCGCAGGTCGGGCTTGTCCGAACCGTAGCGGCGCATGGCTTCCGTCCAGGTCATGCTGGGGAAAGGCTGCGGCAGGTCGACGTTCTGCACGACCTTGAAGACGTGGTGGATCATGCTTTCGAAGATCGCGCGGATCTCCACTTCGTTCAGGAACGAAGTTTCGCAATCGATCTGGGTGAATTCCGGCTGGCGGTCGGCGCGCAGGTCTTCGTCGCGGAAGCACTTGGTGATCTGGTAGTAGCGGTCGAAGCCCGACACCATCAGCATCTGCTTGAACAGCTGCGGCGACTGCGGCAGCGCGAAGAACTGGCCGGCGTTGACGCGCGACGGCACCAGGTAATCGCGCGCGCCTTCCGGCGTGCTCTTGGTCAGCATGGGCGTTTCGATATCGATGAAGCCCAGGGAATCCAGGAATTTGCGCACTTCGATGGAAACGCGATAGCGCAGCATCAGGTTGCGCTGCATCTGCGGGCGGCGCAGGTCCAGCACGCGATGCGTCAGGCGCGTGGTTTCCGACAGGTTGTCGTCGTCCAGCTGGAAAGGCGGCGTGACGGAAGGATTGAGGATTTCCACTTCCTTGCACAGCACTTCGATTTCGCCGGACGCCAGTTCCGGATTGGCGGTGCCTTCCGGCCGCGGGCGCACCAGGCCGGTGACGCGGATGCAGAACTCATTGCGCAAGCGTTCGGCCGTGGCGAAGGCGGCGTTGTCGGGGTCGAAAACGATCTGCGCCAGGCCGGCGCGGTCGCGCAGGTCGATGAAGATGACCCCGCCGTGGTCGCGGCGGCGGTTTACCCAGCCGTACAGGGTAACGGTTTGACCGAGGTGGTCGCGGCAAACCTGGCCGGTGTAGCAGGTACGCATTGCGGGATGACTCCGTTTCTACTTTGTTGGGGCGCCTTGGAGCGTCACGATAATGGATCGAAGGGCGGGCCGCATGCCCGCCCGGATTCTGTTCAGGGGGCGTCCTCTCCGCGCTGGCGGACGCCGGGCGCGGTGGGGATTTCGATGGGCTGCTCGGGGACCACCGGCGGGGGCGGCGCCACCACCCCCATGGACACGACGTACTTCAGGGCGGAGTCCACGCTCATGTGCAGATCGACGACCTCGGCGCGCGGCATCATCAGGAAGAAGCCGGACGTCGGGTTGGGCGTGGTGGGAACGTAGACGCTGACGTGGTCGCCGGGCAGGTGCGTGGCGACCTCGCCGCTGGGAATCCCCGTCAGGAAGGCGATGGTCCAGGATCCGTGGCGAGGATATTGCACCAGCACGGCCTGGCGGAACGCCTGTCCATTCGGCGCCAGCACGGTATCGCTGACCTGCTTGACCGAGTTGTAGATGGAACGCACCAGCGGGATGCGGCCCAGCAGCTTTTCCCACTGGTCCAGCATGGTGCGGCCCAGCAGGTTGGCGGCGAAGACGCCCGTCAGCAGGACCACCAGGATGACCAGCAGGAAGCGGAACCCGGGGATGTCGACGCCGAACAGCGACTCCGCCGACAGGAAGCCGGGAACGAAGCCTTCCAGCGTGGCGATGAGTACGCCCAGCACCCACACGGTGATCACCAGCGGGACCCAGATGAGCAGGCCCGTGATGAAGTACTTCTTGAAGATGCGCATCGCCATGACGGGGGCGTCAGGTAGCCGAGGTGGACGGTGCGGCAGGCGCGGCCGCCGGCGCGGCAGGCGCCGCGTCAGCCGGCTTGGCGCCACCGCCGTCGGCGCTGGTGTCGCCCTTGGCATCCGCCTTGGCGTCCGTCTTGGCGCCGCCCGAGGAGGCCGCGGCCGAGCCGCCGCTGTTGTTGTTGCGGAAATCGGTGACGTACCATCCCGAGCCCTTGAGCTGGAAGCCGGCGGCGGTCACCTGCTTGGAAAAGGTGCTGGCGCCGCATTCCGGGCATACCGTCAGCGGTGCGTCGGAGATCTTCTGCAGTACGTCCTTGGCATGGCCGCAGCTGCTGCATTTGTAAGCGTAGATAGGCATTCAATCCACTCCCTGGCCCGCCGGCACGAGACAACCCGCCCGAGGGCGCCGCGTCGGCACGTGTTCGTGGGACAGGCGGCGCGACAGGAGCGGGGCCGGCAAAAATACGGGAAAGTCTTGAATTTTAGCGGGTTTTTGCCCAAGGCCCGTGACCGCGATCACGCCGCGGTCACGAGGCCGGCCCCGCCTGCTGTCCGGCCTCGCGGTCAGACAGGTAACAGGAACATCCCCGCCGCCACCAGCGTCGGCAGCAGGGCCGCCAGGAAAAGCCGCCCCGCGGCGATGCTGCCGTCGGGAAAGTGGTTCTTCAGGATGGCGAAGCCGGCCGGATTGGGCGCATTGGCGATGACGGTCAGTCCGCCCCCCGTCACCGCACCCGCCACCAGCATGTAGCGCCAGGTCTCATTGGTGCCCTGCACCAGCGACCCCAGGTAGGTCAGGGCCGCATTGTCGGTGATCGCCGTCAGGGCGGTGGCGCCCCAGAAGAGCAGCGCCGGCGACAGGTTGCCCAGCAGGTCCTGCAGCCACCATTGCTGCAGACCGCCCAGCACGACCAGCCCGGCCAGGAAGAAGCCGACCATCAGGCCTTGATTGATCATCAGCGGGTTCTGGTGACGCTTGTAGGCCTCGGTGAAACCGATGAACAGCATCATCAGGCCCATGAAGATCGCCGGATGGTGGGCGTTGAGCACGACGAGCACCAGGAAGACCAGATGGATGGCGATTACCGGCAGCGGGACGGGCGCCCGCCCGCCATCGCGCGCCGCCGCATCCTGACCCTGGCCGACTTCGCGCAGGACGCCGCGGCACACGAAGGTCAGCACGCCCGCGTTGATGAATACCGCCAGGGCCGCCCGCCAGCCGAAATGCGTGGCCATGTGGGCAGCATCCCAGCCGAAGGTGGATGCCACCATCAGGACCGGCGGCGCGGCATAGGAGGTCAGCACCCCGCCGATCGACACGTTGACGAACAACACGCCCAGCGTCAGGTATTTGAAGCCAGCCCGCCCGCTGACCCGGAAATAGGCGTCGCGCAGCAGGATGGCCGCCAGCGTCATGGCGGCGGGCTCGGTGATGAACGACCCCGCCAGCGGCACGATCGAGAGCACCACCAGGTAGGTGCTGAGTTCGTTGCGGATCGGCAGGACGCGCGCGATGAATCGCACCACGGCATCGACGAACTCGAGGATGGGACGGCTGGCGGCGATGACCATGATCACGAACACGAACAGCGGTTCCGTGAAGTTGCGCGTGTCCATGTATTCGATGGCTTCGTCGCCGCCCGCCAGCAGGGCCATGCTGACGATCAGGACGAAGGCCCAGACGCCGAACACCGCTTCCACCTCGGCCAGCATGTGCCAGACGCCGGCGTGCGGGCCGTTGCGATGCGCCAGGCGGGCGAAGAACGGGACGGAAAACGTGTGCAGGACGGCGATGGCGAACAGCAGCGTCGCGATCGCTTCGATCAAATTGGGCATGGGCTGCGCTGACTCCTTGCTGAAGCAGCGCAGACTATACAGAACTCCCGGCGCGATGCGCCATGGCGAGGCGACATCGCAAGCCCCCGCCATCCCGGTGCGGGGCCTGAGCCCTGGCCAGCAGGCACCGCATGTTGACCGGCCGCGACGTGGCCCGTATCGTTCCTGACCACCGACACCCAAGCCGACCAGACCCCGTATGACGGTGCTGAGATCCCTGCTGTTCGCCCCCGCCAACCACCCGCGCCGCGTGGAAAAGGCCCTGACGCTGCAGACTGACGCAGTGATCCTGGACCTGGAGGATGCCTGCGCGGTATCCGAAAAAGTCGCCAGCCGCGCCAAGGTCAGCGACGCCATGGCCTTGCCGCGCAGCTGCCTGGCCTATGTCCGCGTGAATCCGCTCGCCACCGAATTCGCCTACGGCGATCTGGTCGAGACCGTGCGCCCCGGATTGGACGGGGTGGTCTTGCCCAAGGTGGAATCGGCCGCGGAGCTGCTGACCGCGGACTGGCTGATCCGCCAGATGGAGCGCGAGCGCGGCATGCCCGACGGCGGCGTGGACCTGATCCCCATCATCGAAACCGCGCGCGGACTGGCCTGCCTGCCGGAAATCCTGGCAGCCACGCCGCGCGTGAAGCGCGCCGCTTTCGGGGCGGGCGACTTTACGCTGGACCTGGACCTGATCTGGACGCGCGACGAAAGCGAGCTGAACGCCTATCGCGCCCGGATGGTGCTGCAGTCGCGGGCGGCGGGCATCGAAGCGCCGCTGGATACCGTGTGGATGAACCTGCAGGATCCGGAAGGCTGCGCGGGGTCCGCACGCAAGGCACGCGAACTGGGCTTCCAGGGCAAGCTGTGCATCCATCCGGACCAGCTGCCGGCGGTCAACGCCGCCTTCACACCCAGCGCCGCGCAGATCGAGCGCGCGCGCCGCGTGCTGGAAGCCTTCGCGCAGGCCGAGGCGCAGGGCTCCTCGGCCATCCAGCTGGACGGCCAGTTCATCGACTACCCGATCGTCCATGCCGCGCGGCGCGTCATGGCGGTGGCCGCGAAGATCCCGCCGGAATGAAGCCGGGCCGGCCAGCGCATGCTGGCCGGCCCGGTGGCGCATCGCCCCCGCGGACGGCGCCGGTCACCCGGCGATTTCCAGGTGATGACCCGCCGATCGCCGTGAAATTACCAGCTGTACCGGTAACCCACCTGCCCGAACACGCCCCTGCGCTCTTCACCGCCCAGGTTCTTCGCCAGCTTGATGGTGGCGTAGAGCTGGCCGCCCTTGCCGACCGCCTCGTTGATGCCGAAACCGACTTCACCCCAGGTGCGTCCGAAGCTCGAGCGCACCGAGGTATCGCCCACGGTGACCGCGCGCGCCGGGATGAAGTCATGCAGCACGTCGAAGGTCATGTAGGGCGTACCCGATCCGGCGCCATCGTCCGTCTTCAGGTTGGGCGCGAACAGGCGGAAACCCAGGCGGCCGCGCAAGGCATTGCTGCTGTTGCCCGAAACGCGCGAGATACCGTCGTCGAAGCTGTCCAGCTTCAGGTACTGGTACACCAACTGCGCCTGCGGTTCGATGGACAGCTTGGGCATCAGCGCGAAGGGCTTGCCGACTTCCTGCGACAGCGCGATGCCGACGCCGTTCTGGTTGCCGCTGTTCCCGTACACGTCGTCGTACTTGTTCCGGTAGTGCGTGACCTGCGCCACCGAATCCCAGTAGCTGCCATCGCGCCAGTACTTGGTGTAGTAGCCGCCCAGGCTCTGCGCCTGCGTCGTCGCGCTGCCCGCCTTGTCCGACAGCGTGGCGTTCAGGTCGCGCTTGCCGTCCTTGAAGTCGGAATCGGTCACGCCCAGTGTCGCCGTCACGCCGGCGTGGGTGCTGCCGCCTTCCTCGGATTGCGACAGGGTCCAATCCTTGCCGAACTGCATGAAGAAGGTGTGCTGGTTCACCGAGAAGCGGCCCGAATCGGCGTTCAGGCCATCGCCGCCTATGCGCCCCCAGAAGCCGTCCTTGTTGCCCTTCTGGTTCTGCTCCGTGGCGTAGACGTCGCCCACCCGCTCGTGCAGGCGGCCCAGCATCGCGAAGCCGTAGTCCAGGTTCAGCGCCGGCATCAACGCGTATCCCGCGACGGCGGGACGATAGGCGACCGGCCCCGTCGGCGTGGGATCGCTCGGCGACGTCGGCCCGCCCAGCGTGGAACGCAGGAAGTAATCGTCCGCGCTGGCGCTGCCGCCGCGATACAGCAGGTACTCGTGCGCGCCAGCCTGCACCGGCGCGGCCAGGCTGAACGCGCCCGGCGCGGTCGTGCCGCCATTGGTCACCGCCACCACGTTGATGCCGTCCCCGGTGGTGCGCGCGCCCCCGCCCCCGGTGTTGTTGATACGCAGCGCGGTGGTGCCCGTGGCCGTGCCGCCGTTGATGACCAGGCGATCCGACGGCGCACCGTCGCCGGCCACATAGGTGTTCAGCGCGATGGCGCCGCCATTGCCGCTGTAGCTGCTGGCCGTGACGGTCTTGTAGCT
It encodes the following:
- a CDS encoding putative Na+/H+ antiporter — translated: MPNLIEAIATLLFAIAVLHTFSVPFFARLAHRNGPHAGVWHMLAEVEAVFGVWAFVLIVSMALLAGGDEAIEYMDTRNFTEPLFVFVIMVIAASRPILEFVDAVVRFIARVLPIRNELSTYLVVLSIVPLAGSFITEPAAMTLAAILLRDAYFRVSGRAGFKYLTLGVLFVNVSIGGVLTSYAAPPVLMVASTFGWDAAHMATHFGWRAALAVFINAGVLTFVCRGVLREVGQGQDAAARDGGRAPVPLPVIAIHLVFLVLVVLNAHHPAIFMGLMMLFIGFTEAYKRHQNPLMINQGLMVGFFLAGLVVLGGLQQWWLQDLLGNLSPALLFWGATALTAITDNAALTYLGSLVQGTNETWRYMLVAGAVTGGGLTVIANAPNPAGFAILKNHFPDGSIAAGRLFLAALLPTLVAAGMFLLPV
- a CDS encoding HpcH/HpaI aldolase/citrate lyase family protein, which codes for MTVLRSLLFAPANHPRRVEKALTLQTDAVILDLEDACAVSEKVASRAKVSDAMALPRSCLAYVRVNPLATEFAYGDLVETVRPGLDGVVLPKVESAAELLTADWLIRQMERERGMPDGGVDLIPIIETARGLACLPEILAATPRVKRAAFGAGDFTLDLDLIWTRDESELNAYRARMVLQSRAAGIEAPLDTVWMNLQDPEGCAGSARKARELGFQGKLCIHPDQLPAVNAAFTPSAAQIERARRVLEAFAQAEAQGSSAIQLDGQFIDYPIVHAARRVMAVAAKIPPE